Proteins from a single region of Ischnura elegans chromosome 2, ioIscEleg1.1, whole genome shotgun sequence:
- the LOC124174080 gene encoding keratin, type I cytoskeletal 9-like: MKSLTLIFAASLLVAALAEEKASETSVKDKRTTVPVNYGNSGSYSGGAGGYSGGSGAYSGGAASYGGGSSSQLGSLGGYSGGLGAYGGSTGSYNFGGLGLGGLGAAYGGRGLGASHGLGSIGLGHGIGGLAGHGAGGLGLSNYGLGSGLGYGLGLGQGHGGGLGAIGLGHGGGLGYGGLGGLGGIGGYGGYGGHGGYASLAALPAYSGLGGYGGYSGAAAQPHAGIGSYGGGIGLGAALGSAGVNLGQTNLAYSAGGGGYGGHAGLFSPSLGNGYSSGSLGYSADSSSHFQPSAGIAATVSKAPTVAYSGGSAGSYGNQATSYSSAALNGGYGGSSLQGYSGGGYGGSSGSSGTKSSYSG, from the exons ATGAAGTCGCTG ACGTTAATCTTCGCAGCGTCTCTACTTGTGGCAGCATTAGCAGAGGAGAAGGCCTCAGAGACATCAGTGAAAGACAAAAGGACCACGGTACCGGTCAACTATGGAAACAGCGGTTCATACAGTGGAGGGGCTGGTGGCTACAGCGGAGGATCCGGCGCTTACAGTGGAGGAGCGGCTTCGTACGGGGGAGGCAGTAGTTCGCAACTCGGCAGCCTTGGAGGATACTCCGGAGGTCTTGGAGCGTACGGAGGAAGCACGGGCTCCTACAACTTTGGAGGCCTCGGTTTGGGTGGCCTGGGAGCCGCGTACGGCGGTCGCGGCCTTGGGGCTTCTCACGGACTTGGATCGATTGGACTCGGTCACGGTATCGGAGGATTGGCTGGTCACGGAGCTGGCGGCTTAGGCCTTTCGAACTACGGTCTTGGATCTGGTCTGGGATACGGTCTGGGTCTTGGCCAGGGTCACGGAGGTGGATTAGGAGCCATTGGATTGGGCCACGGAGGTGGATTGGGCTACGGAGGTCTCGGAGGACTTGGAGGAATCGGAGGTTATGGTGGTTACGGGGGCCATGGAGGCTACGCTAGCCTTGCCGCACTTCCCGCATACAGCGGATTGGGAGGGTACGGTGGCTATTCTGGTGCAGCGGCCCAACCACACGCTGGAATTGGAAGCTACGGAGGAGGCATTGGACTGGGGGCAGCCCTCGGCTCTGCTGGAGTGAACTTGGGCCAGACCAACCTTGCATATAGCGCTGGAGGAGGCGGCTACGGTGGCCATGCTGGACTCTTCTCTCCATCTCTGGGAAATGGGTACTCTAGCGGCTCCTTGGGATATTCTGCCGATTCTTCGTCTCACTTCCAGCCATCCGCAGGCATTGCAGCGACGGTGTCGAAGGCACCAACTGTCGCATACAGCGGTGGTTCCGCGGGATCTTATGGTAACCAGGCGACCAGTTACAGCAGCGCGGCTCTCAATGGAGGTTACGGAGGCTCAAGTCTGCAAGGATACAGCGGTGGTGGGTATGGCGGCAGTTCTGGAAGCAGCGGAACGAAGTCCAGTTACTCGGGCTAA